A stretch of Parachlamydia sp. AcF125 DNA encodes these proteins:
- a CDS encoding type IV toxin-antitoxin system AbiEi family antitoxin domain-containing protein, whose protein sequence is MKKSSCLTALQPLLSKPSFTAQEAKKYGVSSARLAYYIKKGEVKRLRRGIYQGADYQGNLENFQWEDLIEAVNSIPGGVICLISALAIYHLTEEIPRQHWIAVSHSTSIKRGEDVKIVRLRNLELGKTEAKIGDIRAPLFDRERTIIDSFRLLARETAIKALKMALAKKGGERLDLKKLQSYARKLRFPIGPYLITAAT, encoded by the coding sequence ATGAAAAAATCGTCTTGCCTTACTGCCCTTCAGCCCCTTCTATCTAAACCTTCTTTCACGGCCCAAGAAGCCAAAAAATATGGAGTCTCTTCTGCAAGGCTGGCTTATTATATTAAAAAGGGAGAGGTTAAAAGGTTAAGAAGAGGTATTTATCAGGGAGCTGATTACCAAGGAAATTTGGAAAATTTTCAATGGGAGGATCTGATTGAAGCTGTGAATTCTATCCCTGGAGGAGTCATTTGTTTGATTTCAGCTTTAGCCATTTACCATTTGACTGAAGAAATCCCTCGCCAGCACTGGATTGCCGTATCTCACAGCACTTCGATTAAAAGAGGTGAGGATGTCAAGATTGTGCGATTGCGCAATCTAGAGCTTGGCAAAACGGAGGCAAAGATAGGAGACATTCGAGCCCCCTTATTTGATCGTGAGCGCACCATCATCGATTCTTTTAGGCTTCTCGCTAGGGAAACTGCGATCAAGGCTCTGAAAATGGCCCTGGCCAAAAAAGGGGGCGAACGCCTCGACTTAAAAAAACTGCAAAGTTATGCAAGAAAACTCAGATTCCCTATCGGTCCTTACCTTATTACGGCCGCCACATGA